Proteins from one Carassius auratus strain Wakin linkage group LG28B, ASM336829v1, whole genome shotgun sequence genomic window:
- the LOC113067880 gene encoding alpha-2-macroglobulin-like, with translation MAVMEICVRKGLLLALFFFAVDGNSLRPIAVDRPRLEPFAVDGQRSGPWFLVTFPAVIEAGSNAKLCAILLKPNESLTMTVSLLDDQNRTTHLVQQRYASAAIYRCFRFQAPCVDVETVWKLSVVVKGKCFKMTEERKVMFRPSLPLTFIQTDKPIYNPGQSVNFRVVTMDAKFVPLDQMYSLVVVEDNQNNRIGQWTNVSSTQWILQLSHGLNPEAQVGMYTLRAFIGDRMTSQVFEVKKYVLPKFDVTINAPQIYSVGDLWLKIEVCSKYTYGQPVPGQVLVEVCREPYPYVEVPGVTRLCINKTAEMKDTGCASLSFSTSVFFTTRFENNLQDVFLITANVTEEGTDVLLSKSATVSITFEVGKVKFLELPDFFDHGSLITGKVSASYFNGEPIASKAVYLLDNGQWPNKLLLNVTTNQNGLADFSLNTADVPKADLSLVASATTEAVNGYRSPYFSSDRRIVKLFQSASPYSPTFSELTIVKLEQPLKCGANYPVTIKYSFVGETGDFSTDIIYMVLSKGVILLHGFHRVQAWASNGIMSGAVSFQLSVSVDMPPAAQILVFSILPSENVVAASASFDTEKCFQNQVSLQFSPATAVPGEGNVLTVSAQAGSLCGLSAVDQSVLIMEPGRRLSAEAVFGLLPVQGVSDFPFGVEDEQECLNVRPRRAVPTDQAYDAFKSVGLKIATNLPVRDPQCLKYRDMNYYRNYFYGGRPVAFLKPEMAFAAVGVSGDRSSSPFVITVRTYFPETWIWQLAQVGDTGSTQVPLTVPDTITTWETEAFCLSSKGFGLAPPVKLTVFQPFFLELSLPYSIIRGESFELKATVFNYLSNCIMVKVTPATSSAFTLTPFKEPYSSCLCANGRKTFKWVLLASVLGSVNVTVSALAEESQTRCGTEIVTVPERGRIDVVTRSLLVLPEGVERTNAQSWLLCPKESVLSEDVILTFPTNVIQGSARCSVSVLGDIMGRALKNLDRLLQMPFGCGEQNMIVLAPNIYILQYLEVTGQLTAAIRQTATGYLQSGYQGQLNYKHPDGSYSTFGYDESNTWLTAFVLRSFGLAKRFVFIDPNVLQSAKDWLISQQGSNGCFTQRGTLYHNDMKGGVDDNVTMTAYITASLLELGVPVTDLVITNALSCLRPVVGDLANTYATALLTYTFSLAGETSTRAQLLNTLNNLAISEGPKLHWSQTSSGDTLAVEISSYVLLAVLAVQPLTTANLGYANRIVNWLVAQQNPYGGFTSTQDTVVALQALSMYATQVFSLDGTSTVTVQSSVVGGDVHNFDVTLDNRLLYQEKQLESVPGIYRIEATGSTCVSVQVACFYNIPTPNKVARTLSVEAKVTGDCQPLGANLMLNFMVKYDGPKSSTNMVIVDVKLLSGFTADTSPLGSPPNSFAPLVERVDVRDDHVLVYLKEVSKCFPMSYNLQLRQVLAVENLKPGVIRVYDYYQPSDAFETTYKSPCP, from the exons ATGGCTGTCATGGAGATTTGTGTTCGGAAAGGTCTTCTTTTAGCCCTTTTCTTCTTTGCTGTTGATGGAAACAGCTTAAGACCGATTGCTGTTGATAGACCAAGATTGGAGCCGTTTGCTGTTGATGGACAGAGATCAGGGCC GTGGTTCTTGGTGACTTTTCCTGCAGTGATCGAGGCTGGCTCTAATGCCAAATTGTGTGCAATTCTTCTGAAACCCAATGAGTCTCTCACAATGACCGTTTCTCTGCTTGATGATCAAAACCGAACAACTCATCTTGTGCAGCAGAGATATGCTTCTGCAGCAATTTACCGCTGCTTTCGTTTCCAG GCTCCTTGTGTAGATGTGGAGACCGTGTGGAAACTGAGTGTGGTAGTTAAAGGGAAGTGCTTCAAAATGACCGAAGAGAGGAAAGTTATGTTCAGACCTTCCCTGCCTTTGACCTTCATCCAAACAGACAAGCCCATCTACAATCCAGGACAATCTG TGAATTTCCGAGTTGTGACAATGGATGCTAAATTTGTCCCTCTTGATCAAATG TACAGTCTGGTAGTTGTGGAG GACAATCAGAACAACCGAATCGGTCAGTGGACAAATGTTTCCTCAACGCAGTGGATCTTACAGCTTTCTCACGGTTTAAACCCTGAAGCTCAGGTCGGGATGTACACACTGAGGGCTTTTATTGGTGACCGGATGACCTCCCAGGTTTTCGAGGTGAAAAAGTATG TTTTACCcaagtttgatgtcaccataaacGCACCACAGATATACAGCGTTGGAGATCTGTGGCTGAAAATTGAGGTTTGCAGCAA ATACACATATGGGCAGCCTGTTCCTGGTCAGGTATTGGTGGAAGTGTGCCGTGAGCCATATCCATACGTTGAGGTTCCTGGGGTGACTCGTCTGTGCATCAATAAAACTGCTGAG ATGAAGGACACTGGCTGTGCCTCCCTTTCCTTCAGTACGTCAGTGTTTTTCACCACTAGATTTGAAAATAATCTGCAAGATGTGTTTCTTATTACTGCCAACGTCACTGAGGAGGGAACAG ATGTGCTGCTGTCAAAATCCGCAACCGTGTCCATTACATTTGAAGTTGGTAAGGTCAAATTTTTGGAGCTCCCAGATTTCTTTGACCATGGATCACTGATTACTGGAAAG gTTTCAGCATCTTATTTCAATGGGGAACCAATTGCAAGCAAGGCAGTCTATCTCCTGGATAATGGCCAATGGCCCAACAAACTGCTTTTGAATGTGACTACAAACCAGAATGGACTTGCCGATTTTTCCCTCAACACAGCTGATGTCCCTAAAGCTGATCTTAGTCTGGTG GCCAGTGCGACTACAGAGGCTGTTAATGGCTACAGATCGCCATACTTCTCTTCAGATAGAAGAATAGTAAAGCTTTTTCAATCTGCCAGCCCCTACAGCCCAACGTTTAGTGAACTGACAATAGTGAAGCTTGAGCAGCCGCTGAAATGCGGTGCCAACTATCCAGTAACCATCAAATATTCATTTGTTGGTGAGACTGGTGACTTCAGCACTGATATCATCTATATG GTCTTGTCCAAAGGAGTTATTCTCCTTCATGGATTTCATAGGGTTCAAGCCTGGGCTTCTAATGGCATCATGAGTGGTGCGGTGTCATTCCAGCTGTCTGTCAGTGTAGATATGCCTCCAGCAGCGCAGATTCTGGTCTTCAGCATTCTACCCAGTGAAAACGTAGTTGCTGCTAGTGCATCCTTTGACACAGAAAAGTGTTTCCAAAACCAG GTTTCTCTGCAGTTCTCTCCAGCTACAGCTGTTCCTGGTGAGGGAAATGTTTTGACGGTCTCTGCTCAAGCAGGATCCCTGTGTGGCCTCAGTGCTGTTGATCAGAGTGTCCTGATCATGGAGCCAGGAAGACGTCTGAGTGCTGAAGCG GTGTTCGGCTTACTTCCAGTGCAAGGGGTATCAGATTTTCCATTTGGTGTCGAGGACGAACAGGAATGCCTGAATGTTCGACCCCGTCGAGCTGTTCCTACAGACCAAGCTTACGACGCTTTCAAG AGTGTGGGACTGAAGATCGCAACAAATCTGCCTGTCCGAGACCCTCAGTGCCTCAAGTACAGAGACATGAATTACTATCGCAACTACTTCTATG GTGGTCGTCCTGTTGCCTTTCTAAAACCTGAAATGGCTTTTGCTGCAGTAGGAGTTAGTGGAGACCGGAGCAGTTCCCCTTTTGTCATTACCGTCAGGACTTACTTTCCAGAAACATGGATCTGGCAACTTGCTCAAGTGGG AGACACTGGATCCACACAAGTTCCTCTCACGGTTCCTGACACTATCACAACATGGGAGACCGAGGCATTTTGCTTGTCCTCCAAAGGTTTCGGTTTGGCTCCTCCTGTTAAACTGACGGTCTTCCAGCCCTTCTTCCTGGAGCTCTCCCTGCCTTATTCCATCATCCGTGGAGAGTCttttgagctgaaggccactgtatTCAACTATCTGTCCAATTGCATCATG GTTAAAGTAACTCCAGCTACGAGCTCCGCCTTCACACTTACACCATTTAAAGAGCCATATTCATCCTGTCTCTGTGCTAATGGGAGAAAGACATTTAAGTGGGTTCTCTTAGCCTCTGTTCTTG GATCTGTCAATGTGACGGTCAGTGCTTTGGCTGAAGAATCCCAGACTCGATGTGGCACTGAGATTGTGACTGTGCCAGAGAGAGGACGCATTGATGTAGTCACTCGAAGTCTACTTGTTTTA cctgAAGGAGTTGAGAGGACAAATGCCCAGAGCTGGTTACTGTGTCCAAAGG AAAGTGTTCTTTCTGAAGACGTTATTCTGACATTTCCAACAAATGTGATCCAGGGATCAGCCAGATGCTCCGTTTCAGTCCTTG GGGACATAATGGGCCGTGCACTGAAGAATCTGGATCGGTTATTACAGATGCCATTTGGCTGTGGAGAACAAAATATGATTGTTCTTGCTCCCAATATTTACATCCTGCAGTATCTGGAAGTCACCGGTCAACTCACCGCAGCCATCCGACAGACTGCCACCGGCTACCTTCAGAGCG GATACCAAGGACAATTGAACTACAAGCACCCTGACGGTTCATACAGCACATTTGGTTATGATGAATCAAACACATG GTTGACTGCCTTTGTCCTGAGGTCTTTTGGTCTAGCGAAACGCTTTGTATTCATCGATCCAAATGTCCTTCAGAGTGCAAAGGACTGGCTGATAAGCCAGCAAGGTTCAAATGGCTGTTTCACGCAACGGGGGACTTTGTACCACAATGACATGAAG GGTGGAGTTGATGATAATGTGACAATGACCGCCTACATCACTGCATCGCTGCTTGAACTCGGTGTCCCTGTCACG gatcTTGTCATCACCAATGCGCTGTCATGCTTGAGGCCTGTTGTTGGCGATCTGGCAAACACTTATGCCACCGCTCTCCTCACTTACACCTTCAGTTTGGCAGGAGAGACCAGCACTCGAGCACAGCTTTTAAACACCCTGAACAACCTTGCCATTTCTGAAG GCCCTAAGCTCCACTGGTCTCAGACTTCTTCTGGTGATACTCTGGCGGTGGAGATCAGCTCATATGTGCTGCTAGCGGTTCTTGCTGTACAGCCTCTCACGACGGCTAATCTGGGATATGCTAACCGCATTGTCAACTGGCTTGTGGCCCAGCAGAATCCCTATGGAGGCTTTACCTCCACCCAG GACACAGTGGTGGCTCTTCAGGCTCTGTCCATGTATGCCACTCAAGTGTTCAGCTTGGATGGTACCAGCACAGTTACTGTACAGTCCTCCGTGGTAGGAGGAGATGTTCATAACTTTGACGTGACTCTGGACAACAGGCTGCTGTATCAGGAAAAACAACTGGAGAGCGTTCCAGGCATATATAGGATTGAAGCAACGGGATCCACTTGTGTGTCTGTGCAG GTTGCATGTTTCTATAACATCCCAACACCCAATAAAGTAGCCAGGACATTGAGTGTCGAAGCGAAGGTGACTGGAGACTGCCAACCACTTGGAGCCAATCTTATGTTGAACTTCATGGTGAA ATACGATGGCCCAAAGTCAAGCACTAACATGGTTATAGTAGACGTTAAGCTCCTGTCGGGTTTCACGGCAGATACGTCACCG CTTGGATCTCCACCTAATTCCTTTGCCCCGCTTGTGGAGCGCGTTGATGTCAGAGATGATCATGTCCTGGTGTATCTGAAAGAG GTTTCCAAATGCTTCCCCATGAGTTACAATCTGCAGCTGAGACAGGTTCTTGCAGTGGAAAATCTCAAGCCAGGGGTTATCCGTGTTTATGACTACTATCAGCCAA GTGATGCATTTGAGACCACCTACAAAAGTCCCTGTCCATGA